Proteins encoded by one window of Luteimonas yindakuii:
- a CDS encoding LON peptidase substrate-binding domain-containing protein, producing MTPSDGIAPLPLFPLTSVLLPGAATALRIFEPRYLDLVRDCGRNGSGFGVCLILEGSETGAPALPAAVGTLAVIEDFDRGADGLLVLRVRGERRFRVRHTRVRDNGLVVADVTWLADDETVRPRPEHMLLAELLRRMLEHAVGDSVVRIPEHRFEDAAWVGWRLAELLPLAEPERQALLQEDDIHARLQQLLEHVA from the coding sequence ATGACCCCGTCCGACGGCATCGCGCCACTGCCGCTGTTTCCACTGACGAGCGTGCTGCTGCCCGGCGCGGCCACCGCGCTGCGCATCTTCGAGCCACGTTATCTCGATCTGGTCCGCGACTGCGGCAGGAACGGCAGCGGATTCGGCGTCTGCCTGATCCTGGAGGGCAGCGAAACCGGTGCGCCGGCGCTGCCCGCGGCGGTGGGCACGCTGGCTGTGATCGAGGATTTCGACCGCGGTGCCGACGGCTTGCTGGTTCTGCGCGTGCGTGGCGAGCGCCGCTTCCGCGTGCGTCACACCCGCGTGCGCGACAACGGGCTGGTGGTCGCCGACGTGACCTGGCTGGCCGACGACGAGACCGTGCGTCCGCGGCCGGAGCACATGCTGCTGGCGGAACTGCTGCGGCGCATGCTCGAACATGCGGTTGGTGACAGCGTCGTGCGCATCCCCGAACACCGCTTCGAGGATGCCGCCTGGGTCGGCTGGCGGTTGGCCGAGCTGCTGCCGCTGGCGGAGCCCGAGCGCCAGGCGTTGCTGCAGGAAGACGATATCCACGCGCGCCTGCAGCAGTTGCTCGAACACGTGGCCTGA
- a CDS encoding bifunctional DedA family/phosphatase PAP2 family protein, with protein MLSELFENTVGWIGEHPLAAGLVIFLIAFADSVIILGAVVPALPLLFAIGVLIGLGEISGPYAVACAALGAFAGDGISYWIGRRWGGSLRQVWPFQRYPQLLDRGEVLFRRNALKSIVIARYVGAIRPFVPAIAGIAKMPLRRYLPVSLLAAISWAALFLAPGWIFGASYDAVAAVADRLAIVLGALAVVLALAWALVVYTYRWFDTHANKLLARALAWSRAHPILGRYAGALIDPRRPESASLAILAVCLLAIAWAWFALLTTVLMRGEPLMIDLSVYETMIALRNPLADRLMAGFASIGDAVVLVPAAGLALLWLVWRRRFLAAAHWLAALAFGLVLTAGLEAVIDVPRPPTAHSGFGFPSMTVTMTTITFGFFAVLIARELPGRNRVWPYLVTGVTVSLLGFARIYLGAHWLSDVVGGVLLGVVWLLVLGLAYRRHVARSFWMRPLALLFYITFALAAAWHAPRAVDRLLGDFVPPPPGQVITEAEWWNTGWKALPSRRNERSADLRWPLDVQVAGPLAPLRGHLEQHGWVPQAQADWVAVLGLLDDDTPAARQPVLPAALDTEAEVLLMRRPVDAGREQVLRLWHAPALLEGGEPLWVGTVQTLDYTRPLFGLFGLWQPQTDAHDAWLALRADVAGLDTAEAVHPQSGVAVLRVRTRGAVDATPTTQ; from the coding sequence ATGCTGTCCGAACTCTTCGAGAACACCGTCGGCTGGATCGGCGAACATCCGCTGGCCGCGGGCCTCGTGATCTTCCTGATCGCATTCGCCGACTCCGTGATCATCCTCGGCGCGGTGGTGCCGGCACTGCCGCTGCTGTTCGCGATCGGCGTACTGATCGGCCTGGGCGAGATCTCCGGCCCCTACGCGGTGGCCTGCGCTGCATTGGGCGCATTCGCCGGCGATGGCATCAGCTACTGGATCGGCCGGCGCTGGGGCGGCAGCCTGCGCCAGGTATGGCCGTTCCAGCGCTATCCGCAGCTGCTGGACCGCGGCGAGGTGCTGTTCCGCCGCAACGCGCTGAAGAGCATCGTGATCGCGCGTTATGTCGGCGCGATCCGCCCGTTCGTGCCGGCCATCGCGGGCATCGCGAAAATGCCGTTGCGCCGCTACCTGCCGGTCAGCCTGCTGGCGGCGATTTCCTGGGCGGCACTGTTCCTCGCCCCGGGCTGGATCTTCGGTGCCTCCTACGACGCGGTGGCCGCGGTCGCCGACCGCCTCGCGATCGTGCTGGGCGCGCTCGCGGTCGTGCTGGCGCTGGCGTGGGCGCTGGTCGTCTACACATACCGCTGGTTCGACACCCATGCCAACAAGCTGCTGGCACGGGCGCTGGCATGGTCGCGCGCGCATCCGATCCTCGGCCGCTACGCCGGCGCACTGATCGATCCGCGCCGGCCGGAGTCCGCATCGCTGGCGATCCTGGCGGTCTGCCTGCTGGCGATCGCCTGGGCATGGTTCGCGCTGCTGACCACGGTGCTGATGCGCGGCGAGCCGCTGATGATCGACCTCAGCGTCTACGAAACGATGATTGCGCTGCGCAATCCGCTGGCCGACCGGCTGATGGCCGGCTTCGCCTCCATCGGCGATGCGGTGGTGCTGGTGCCCGCCGCGGGGCTGGCGCTGCTGTGGCTGGTCTGGCGGCGGCGCTTCCTCGCGGCGGCACACTGGCTGGCCGCGCTCGCGTTCGGGCTGGTGCTGACCGCGGGGCTGGAAGCGGTGATCGACGTGCCGCGCCCGCCCACCGCGCACAGCGGGTTCGGCTTCCCGTCGATGACGGTGACGATGACCACCATCACCTTCGGCTTCTTCGCCGTGCTGATCGCCCGCGAACTGCCGGGCCGCAACCGTGTCTGGCCGTACTTGGTGACCGGCGTGACCGTGTCGTTGCTGGGGTTCGCACGCATCTACCTCGGTGCGCACTGGCTCAGCGACGTGGTGGGCGGGGTGCTGCTGGGCGTGGTCTGGCTGCTGGTGCTGGGCCTGGCCTACCGGCGCCACGTGGCGCGCTCGTTCTGGATGCGGCCACTGGCGCTGCTGTTCTACATCACCTTCGCGCTGGCCGCGGCCTGGCATGCGCCGCGTGCGGTCGACCGGTTGCTCGGCGACTTCGTACCGCCGCCGCCCGGCCAGGTCATCACCGAGGCGGAATGGTGGAATACCGGCTGGAAGGCGCTGCCGTCGCGCCGCAATGAACGCAGCGCCGACCTGCGCTGGCCACTCGATGTGCAGGTGGCCGGCCCGCTCGCACCACTGCGCGGGCACCTCGAGCAGCATGGCTGGGTGCCGCAGGCGCAGGCGGACTGGGTGGCCGTGCTCGGCCTGCTCGACGACGACACCCCGGCCGCGCGACAACCGGTGTTGCCCGCCGCCCTCGATACCGAGGCGGAAGTGCTGCTGATGCGTCGCCCGGTGGACGCCGGCCGCGAACAGGTCCTGCGCCTGTGGCACGCGCCGGCGCTGCTCGAAGGCGGCGAGCCGCTGTGGGTAGGCACGGTGCAGACGCTGGACTACACCCGGCCGCTGTTCGGCCTGTTCGGGCTGTGGCAGCCGCAGACCGACGCCCACGATGCCTGGCTGGCGTTGCGCGCCGACGTCGCCGGGTTGGACACGGCCGAAGCCGTGCATCCGCAATCCGGGGTGGCGGTGCTGCGCGTGCGCACCCGCGGTGCAGTGGACGCCACGCCCACCACGCAGTGA
- a CDS encoding serine/threonine protein kinase — MTRSDAIELRALKADSFGRISLMGTPDGHRFVRRDLAHVPLWLRLPAWWLARREARALQAITGMPDTPALLDWTGRRLDRSFMAGDAMYQRPPRGDVAYFHQARRLLQQLHRRGVAHNDLAKEANWLVLEDGRPALIDFQLATRGDPRARWMRLLFREDLRHLLKHKRMYCREALTPVEKRLLKRRSWLRNLWFRTGKPVYRVVTRRILRWEDNEGQGPKP; from the coding sequence ATGACCCGTTCAGACGCCATCGAACTCCGCGCGCTCAAGGCCGACAGCTTCGGTCGCATCTCGTTGATGGGCACGCCGGATGGGCATCGCTTCGTGCGTCGCGACCTTGCCCACGTGCCGCTATGGCTGCGCCTGCCGGCGTGGTGGCTGGCGCGGCGCGAGGCGCGCGCGCTGCAGGCGATCACCGGCATGCCGGATACGCCTGCACTGCTGGACTGGACCGGGCGCCGGCTCGACCGCAGCTTCATGGCCGGCGATGCGATGTACCAGCGCCCGCCGCGCGGTGACGTCGCCTATTTCCACCAGGCGCGCCGGTTGTTGCAGCAGCTGCACCGGCGCGGTGTCGCCCACAACGACCTCGCCAAGGAAGCCAACTGGCTGGTGCTCGAGGACGGCCGCCCGGCGCTGATCGATTTCCAACTCGCCACCCGCGGCGATCCGCGCGCGCGGTGGATGCGCCTGCTGTTCCGCGAGGACCTGCGCCACCTGCTCAAGCACAAGCGCATGTACTGCCGCGAGGCGTTGACGCCGGTGGAGAAGCGACTGCTGAAGCGGCGCTCGTGGCTGCGCAACCTGTGGTTCCGCACCGGCAAGCCGGTCTACCGGGTGGTGACGCGACGCATCCTGCGCTGGGAAGACAACGAGGGGCAGGGGCCGAAGCCCTGA